One window from the genome of [Mycobacterium] stephanolepidis encodes:
- the rlmB gene encoding 23S rRNA (guanosine(2251)-2'-O)-methyltransferase RlmB, protein MAGNSQRRGAVRKPGTKKGPTVGSGGVRRRGLEGKGATPPAEQRTKHPAAKRAAVQRKVSDAKQRRLKQGDESEMVLGRNPVLECLRTGVPATALYVAVGADNDERLTESVSLAADAGIAILEVPRPDLDRMSTNGLHQGLALQVPPYRYAHPDDLLARARAEAQPALLVALDNISDPRNLGAIVRSVAAFGGHGVVIPQRRSASVTAVAWRTSAGAAARLPVARATNLTRTLKDWQDKGLTIVGLDAGGDTELDDLDGAGDIAVVVGSEGKGLSQLVRKTCDAVVSIPMAGPVESLNASVAAGVVLAEIARQRR, encoded by the coding sequence ATGGCAGGAAATTCTCAGCGCCGCGGCGCGGTACGTAAGCCCGGCACCAAGAAGGGGCCCACCGTCGGCTCTGGCGGTGTACGCCGACGCGGCCTGGAGGGCAAGGGCGCAACACCTCCGGCCGAACAGCGGACGAAGCATCCAGCTGCCAAACGTGCTGCTGTTCAACGGAAGGTGAGTGACGCCAAGCAGCGTCGACTGAAGCAGGGCGATGAGTCCGAGATGGTGCTGGGGCGCAATCCGGTGCTCGAATGCCTGCGCACGGGTGTGCCGGCAACGGCGTTGTATGTGGCCGTCGGCGCCGATAACGACGAGCGACTCACCGAATCCGTGTCGCTTGCTGCCGACGCCGGTATCGCGATCCTGGAAGTGCCGCGGCCCGACCTGGACCGCATGAGCACCAACGGGTTGCACCAGGGGCTTGCGCTGCAGGTCCCGCCGTATCGTTACGCCCATCCCGACGACCTGCTGGCCCGTGCCCGCGCGGAGGCGCAGCCTGCACTGTTGGTGGCACTGGACAACATCTCGGACCCGCGCAATCTGGGCGCCATCGTGCGCTCCGTGGCGGCCTTCGGGGGGCACGGCGTCGTCATTCCGCAGCGCCGAAGTGCATCGGTCACCGCCGTTGCCTGGCGCACCAGTGCCGGGGCGGCGGCGCGCCTTCCGGTCGCGCGTGCCACGAATCTGACACGCACACTCAAGGATTGGCAGGACAAGGGTCTCACCATTGTGGGGCTTGATGCCGGCGGAGATACCGAGCTCGATGATCTCGACGGCGCGGGCGATATCGCCGTGGTCGTCGGATCAGAGGGCAAGGGTCTGTCTCAGCTGGTCCGTAAGACTTGCGATGCGGTGGTATCGATCCCCATGGCCGGGCCCGTTGAATCGTTGAACGCCTCGGTTGCCGCCGGTGTGGTGCTCGCGGAGATCGCGCGCCAGCGACGCTGA